A stretch of the Clostridium botulinum genome encodes the following:
- a CDS encoding transposase, with product MIITLNIQSENIYFKVFETVNIAFNKLGINTRKAKGRPPKYSDQQIVACMIYGVNNSIFSLRELEYKIEQDIVFQKIIGLKEVPDHSTFSLRAISYIVPLVYVIMYYLYHFL from the coding sequence ATGATTATAACATTAAATATACAAAGCGAAAACATTTATTTTAAAGTTTTTGAAACTGTTAATATTGCATTTAATAAACTTGGCATTAATACTAGAAAAGCTAAAGGTAGACCACCTAAATATTCAGATCAACAAATTGTTGCATGTATGATATATGGTGTAAATAATAGTATTTTTAGTCTTAGAGAACTTGAATATAAAATTGAACAAGATATTGTATTTCAAAAGATTATAGGTTTAAAAGAAGTTCCTGACCATTCTACATTTTCTTTAAGAGCGATAAGTTACATTGTGCCGCTTGTGTATGTAATAATGTATTACCTTTATCATTTTCTATAA
- a CDS encoding aminotransferase class V-fold PLP-dependent enzyme → MIYLDNAATSFPKPNEVYYEVLNCMKSYAANPGRGSYDMAIRAEEKIMECRERICDLFNIKNVMNMIFTSNATESLNIVIKGILKPEDHVISTYIEHNSVLRPINTMKKKGIEVTLLKVDKQGYIDLKELENSIQYNTKAIVINHASNVLGTIQNIENIGRIAKNNNIIFVVDASQSAGSIPIDVKKYNIDFLAFPGHKGLLGPEGVGGLYINSDINIIPYTEGGTGSESQSMSQPEFLPDKFESGTKNTPGIAGLCEGLKFIKKVGIENIRKHEMNLCKYLIDALNKIPKIIIYGHTDFENRAPVVSFNIENVDSSDVGYILNKSDICVRTGYHCAPLIHGIIGTKNKGTVRVSPGYFNTKKEIDILVWEIKKKLESI, encoded by the coding sequence ATGATATATTTAGATAATGCAGCTACTAGTTTTCCAAAACCTAATGAAGTTTATTATGAGGTTTTGAATTGTATGAAAAGCTATGCTGCTAATCCTGGTAGAGGTTCTTATGATATGGCAATAAGGGCAGAAGAAAAAATAATGGAATGTAGAGAAAGAATTTGTGATCTTTTTAATATTAAAAATGTTATGAATATGATTTTTACAAGTAATGCAACGGAGAGTTTAAATATAGTGATAAAAGGCATTTTAAAGCCAGAAGATCATGTTATAAGTACTTATATAGAGCATAATTCGGTTTTAAGACCCATAAATACTATGAAAAAAAAAGGTATAGAAGTTACTTTACTAAAAGTTGATAAACAAGGATATATAGACTTAAAAGAATTAGAAAATTCAATCCAATATAATACTAAAGCAATAGTAATAAATCATGCATCTAATGTACTAGGAACTATTCAAAATATAGAGAACATAGGTAGAATAGCTAAAAATAATAATATTATTTTTGTTGTAGATGCATCCCAAAGTGCGGGAAGCATTCCTATAGATGTTAAAAAATATAATATAGATTTTTTAGCTTTTCCAGGACATAAAGGACTTTTAGGACCAGAAGGAGTAGGAGGATTATATATTAATAGTGATATAAATATTATCCCTTACACTGAAGGAGGTACTGGAAGTGAATCTCAAAGTATGAGTCAACCTGAATTTTTACCAGACAAATTTGAAAGTGGTACTAAAAATACTCCTGGAATTGCTGGACTTTGTGAAGGATTAAAATTTATAAAAAAGGTTGGTATAGAGAACATAAGAAAACATGAGATGAATTTGTGTAAATATTTAATAGATGCTTTAAATAAAATACCTAAAATAATTATATATGGACATACAGATTTTGAGAATAGAGCGCCTGTTGTATCTTTTAATATTGAAAATGTAGATAGTTCTGATGTTGGATATATATTAAATAAGAGTGATATTTGTGTTAGAACAGGATATCATTGTGCACCTTTAATTCATGGGATAATAGGTACAAAAAATAAAGGAACTGTAAGAGTAAGTCCAGGATATTTTAATACAAAAAAAGAAATAGATATATTGGTATGGGAAATTAAAAAGAAACTAGAGAGTATATAA
- a CDS encoding Ig-like domain-containing protein — protein sequence MSNNLISDKSIKSTRATVLNPITSNFDEVTYKNLSVSGVILSVTPTDGNLTYTINTPATNGFAKVSSDGNWVYTPTVNFTGTDSFSVLITNESGGSTISTVTILVKDFPQSLDSLNCCSRNY from the coding sequence ATGTCAAATAATTTAATTTCAGATAAAAGTATTAAATCTACTCGTGCTACTGTCCTTAATCCCATAACATCTAATTTTGATGAAGTAACTTATAAAAATCTCTCTGTAAGTGGTGTAATATTATCTGTCACCCCAACTGATGGAAACCTTACGTATACAATTAATACACCTGCAACTAACGGTTTTGCAAAAGTATCTTCTGATGGCAATTGGGTATATACTCCTACAGTAAATTTCACTGGGACAGACTCTTTTTCCGTATTAATAACTAATGAATCCGGTGGTTCAACTATTTCTACAGTAACTATACTTGTAAAAGATTTTCCACAATCTTTAGATTCCTTAAATTGTTGTAGCAGAAATTATTAA
- a CDS encoding transposase, which yields MTTANVYDNQVQGLLYELKTYNPFIVLADDDQWFKVSKTLEYNLLTDVNMRKAKSIESFKDESRYKNALFMQSPIGKNLYKNRLKIEQLFSILKGLYNLETPRLYGQKRYERHVKWVLLSYLIDEFNKVNSKISSRKYPWNL from the coding sequence ATAACTACTGCAAATGTATATGATAATCAAGTCCAAGGATTGTTATATGAACTGAAAACTTATAATCCATTTATTGTACTTGCCGATGATGATCAATGGTTTAAAGTTTCTAAAACTCTAGAATATAATTTATTAACAGACGTAAATATGCGTAAAGCAAAGAGTATAGAATCTTTTAAAGATGAATCTAGATATAAAAATGCTCTTTTTATGCAATCGCCAATAGGTAAAAATTTATATAAAAATAGGCTAAAAATTGAACAATTATTTTCTATACTTAAAGGACTCTATAACCTAGAAACCCCTAGACTTTACGGACAAAAACGCTATGAACGCCATGTTAAGTGGGTTCTTTTATCGTATCTTATAGACGAATTTAATAAGGTTAACAGCAAAATAAGTTCTAGAAAATATCCTTGGAATCTATAG
- a CDS encoding Ig-like domain-containing protein, with protein MPNNLVFSQILNGGITFTGNTIGLSKTENSQNAGTANSIGAFITTNTSLQVSTYPSGTTLRYILNSSEATLELPQGSTVLFAILSWGGCCKVPGENRINPIVNGVILKPPPPYPNSEFIFPRNTYFTDETQDVVFYSCYAIVTQYVKNGSSGVYRVNELPATTEATDNSNNCGGWTLAVVYTNSSLPARNISIYSGLEQVTSSTPFSITPSFRETPQLSSPKGRLLLSAMHASATLGDNRVLFGHNSSNLISLSGPRNLPNHFFGSQINNDSGNLNTSGSFGDRNQNILTGMNITAGRQGWDITNVDISAGLINSQTSAILNFITSNNPYLLNLFAIQTDTKFPSLDDINKTVSPTFASVGDTVEYSISITNNNSITFQNVILTDSLSSELSYEANSLTINGNLSTDSPITGVNLGSISPSQTVIVNFKATVNAEPSNQFNYINSANISYQIEVSPNFISGTSKSNICKLYTSSIIVEPDINITAIPSTVSVGDTVQYTISITNTTNNIIENCIFKDILPSELSYITNSLNINGIPSTSSPTDSLSLGSINPWQTITIIFKAIVNSKPNDGSSQYTNSANLQYSFNTVDGLLSNTITSTNTIYSSDIDITPVVTKSAVSSNPIPDVAFIGDTIDYTITIFNPSSNKHIKNSTFKDSLPSSLSLQPNSLTVNGNPISGDIGSGINLGTIAPNDTTTIKFTVKVIGINYVNSAIVDYEFLSPNNTPVTNSVIATKTIYSNTGSNPSPTDVNPITFNYKKTTYKNFPIIGKVLALTLNDSILEYTLYTPSKNGYVKVNIDGTWTYTPEVNFVGVDSFSVLVTDVIGSSNTSTITITVKEFPKSLDDLNCCEEN; from the coding sequence ATGCCTAATAATTTAGTTTTCTCTCAAATCCTTAATGGCGGCATTACTTTTACCGGAAATACAATTGGACTGAGTAAAACGGAAAATAGTCAAAATGCTGGTACCGCTAATTCTATAGGTGCTTTTATAACTACTAATACTTCACTGCAAGTTTCAACCTATCCTTCCGGTACTACTCTAAGGTATATTTTAAATTCTTCGGAAGCCACACTAGAATTACCACAGGGTAGCACCGTTTTATTTGCTATATTGTCTTGGGGTGGCTGTTGCAAAGTTCCCGGCGAAAATAGAATTAACCCAATTGTAAATGGTGTAATATTAAAACCTCCTCCTCCTTATCCAAATTCAGAATTCATTTTCCCACGAAACACCTATTTTACAGATGAAACTCAAGATGTTGTTTTTTATAGCTGTTATGCAATAGTTACACAGTATGTAAAAAATGGTTCAAGTGGAGTCTATAGAGTAAATGAACTTCCTGCTACTACCGAAGCTACTGATAATTCCAATAACTGTGGTGGTTGGACACTTGCTGTGGTATATACTAATTCATCATTACCTGCTAGAAATATATCTATATATTCTGGATTAGAACAAGTTACTTCTTCTACACCTTTTAGTATAACACCTTCTTTTAGAGAAACCCCACAATTGAGTTCTCCCAAAGGCAGATTATTATTAAGTGCTATGCATGCATCTGCAACTTTAGGTGATAATAGAGTTTTGTTTGGTCATAATTCATCTAATTTAATTTCTCTATCTGGTCCTAGAAACTTACCTAACCATTTCTTTGGATCACAAATAAACAATGATTCGGGTAATTTAAATACTTCAGGTAGCTTTGGTGATAGAAATCAAAATATTTTAACTGGAATGAATATAACAGCCGGTCGTCAAGGGTGGGATATTACTAACGTAGACATTTCTGCTGGACTTATAAATTCTCAAACTTCAGCTATTTTAAATTTTATAACAAGTAATAATCCTTATTTATTAAATTTATTTGCAATACAAACTGATACAAAGTTTCCTTCTCTTGATGATATAAATAAAACTGTATCTCCAACTTTTGCTTCTGTAGGAGATACAGTGGAATATAGTATTTCAATAACAAATAATAATAGTATTACTTTTCAAAATGTAATTTTGACCGATTCTCTATCTTCTGAATTATCATATGAAGCTAATTCTTTAACTATTAATGGAAATCTTTCTACTGACTCTCCTATAACTGGTGTTAACTTAGGTAGCATATCTCCATCTCAAACAGTTATAGTAAATTTTAAAGCAACTGTTAATGCTGAACCAAGTAATCAATTTAATTATATAAATTCTGCTAATATAAGTTACCAAATCGAAGTTTCTCCTAATTTTATATCTGGTACATCTAAAAGTAATATATGCAAATTATATACATCATCAATCATAGTAGAACCCGATATTAATATTACAGCTATTCCTTCTACTGTTTCAGTTGGTGATACAGTGCAATATACAATAAGTATTACTAATACTACAAATAATATTATTGAAAATTGTATCTTTAAAGATATTTTACCTTCGGAACTTTCCTATATAACAAATTCTTTAAATATAAATGGTATACCATCGACTTCTTCTCCTACAGATAGTCTTTCACTTGGATCTATTAATCCTTGGCAAACTATTACTATTATATTTAAAGCAATTGTTAATTCTAAACCCAATGATGGAAGTTCTCAGTATACTAATTCCGCTAATTTGCAGTATAGCTTTAATACTGTCGATGGTCTTTTATCTAATACTATTACAAGTACTAATACTATATATTCTTCAGATATTGACATTACACCTGTTGTTACTAAAAGTGCTGTATCCAGCAATCCTATTCCTGATGTTGCTTTTATAGGAGATACCATAGACTATACTATTACTATTTTTAACCCTAGTTCAAATAAACATATTAAAAATTCTACATTTAAAGATTCATTGCCATCTAGTTTATCTCTGCAACCTAACTCTTTAACTGTTAATGGAAATCCTATATCTGGAGATATAGGAAGTGGTATTAATTTAGGCACCATTGCCCCTAATGATACTACTACGATTAAATTTACTGTTAAAGTTATTGGAATTAACTATGTTAACTCGGCTATTGTAGATTATGAATTTCTATCTCCAAATAATACTCCCGTAACTAATAGCGTTATAGCTACTAAAACTATATATTCTAATACTGGATCTAATCCTTCTCCTACTGATGTAAATCCTATAACTTTTAATTATAAAAAAACAACTTATAAAAATTTCCCTATAATAGGAAAAGTACTAGCACTTACATTAAATGATTCTATCTTAGAGTATACTCTTTATACCCCTAGTAAGAATGGATATGTAAAAGTTAATATTGACGGAACATGGACATATACTCCCGAAGTTAACTTTGTAGGCGTAGATTCTTTTTCAGTATTAGTAACAGATGTAATTGGTTCTTCCAATACATCAACTATAACTATAACAGTAAAAGAATTTCCTAAATCTTTAGATGATTTGAATTGTTGTGAAGAAAATTAA
- a CDS encoding Ig-like domain-containing protein, with product MSFNNIFSAITNGAITFTGNTLGLSKAANTQNAGTANSIGAFICTNPNVHILTYPSPPGTTETISSNSSSAVLNLPDGSTVLYAELIWGGTYKVLGQDYTNLLNLPINFILPNNANKIYKVYPQNQQTFIYENSSVYCNSCNVTSYVSEALSGTYETGNVVGTTSPGDSTSNCCGWTLAVVYKNSQLPYRKLSLYTGGEVITPTSTFSIPISNFQTPISGSHNARILVSALEGDAPITGDQLLLGTDANNLVNLSGPENPSNNFFGSQINNDSGQTDTLGSFGNRNQNVLTGTNIVAGRQGVDITNVDASNALTNSQTSGIIQFMTTEDIYIPTSLGVQIDMNAPLITISQTTSSDFVVLGDNVKYTITVTNNGPVAANNVVLKTLIPEGLQYTPSSLTVNSVAYNGNISQGIKLNTINPSASSVVTFAADVVKYPYDTAQYSNLVTLNYNFVTANGTLQGITESNINNLKTSSFLFPPLVPNYQQIAYKNTPVDGKILGVSSTSTITSYTLDTPPKNGFAKVNTDGTWEYTPMVNFVGTDSFSILVTDANGDSSISTVSISVKSIFENQEPINCCPCNIIFPQELCKYKINENPYYCY from the coding sequence GTGTCTTTTAATAATATATTTTCTGCAATTACTAATGGTGCAATTACCTTCACTGGAAACACTTTAGGCCTCAGTAAAGCCGCCAATACACAAAATGCTGGTACGGCAAATTCTATAGGCGCTTTTATATGTACTAATCCTAACGTCCATATTTTAACTTATCCTTCCCCCCCTGGAACTACTGAAACTATTTCCAGCAATTCATCTTCAGCAGTACTTAATCTTCCTGATGGAAGTACAGTACTATATGCAGAATTAATTTGGGGAGGAACTTATAAGGTTTTAGGACAAGACTATACAAACTTATTAAATTTACCAATAAACTTCATATTGCCTAATAATGCAAATAAAATTTACAAAGTATATCCTCAAAATCAACAAACTTTTATTTATGAAAATAGCTCTGTATATTGTAATTCTTGCAATGTTACTAGTTATGTATCTGAAGCCCTTAGTGGAACTTATGAAACTGGAAATGTAGTTGGTACTACTTCTCCTGGAGATTCTACTAGTAATTGTTGTGGATGGACCCTTGCTGTAGTATATAAAAATTCACAATTACCTTATAGAAAATTAAGTTTATATACTGGTGGAGAAGTTATAACTCCTACTTCTACATTTTCAATACCTATATCTAATTTTCAAACTCCAATTTCTGGATCCCACAATGCTAGAATACTTGTAAGTGCATTAGAAGGTGATGCTCCAATAACAGGAGATCAACTTCTCCTTGGAACTGATGCAAATAATTTAGTAAATTTATCTGGACCTGAAAATCCCTCCAATAATTTCTTCGGATCACAGATTAATAATGATTCTGGTCAAACCGATACTCTTGGATCTTTTGGTAACAGAAATCAAAATGTTTTAACGGGTACTAATATAGTTGCAGGTCGTCAAGGTGTTGATATTACCAATGTAGATGCGTCTAATGCTTTAACTAATTCCCAAACCTCTGGTATTATACAATTTATGACTACTGAAGATATATATATTCCAACTTCCCTTGGTGTTCAAATAGATATGAATGCGCCACTTATTACTATATCTCAAACCACTAGTAGCGATTTTGTTGTTCTTGGAGATAATGTTAAATACACAATAACCGTAACAAATAATGGACCTGTAGCTGCAAATAATGTTGTATTAAAAACACTTATACCAGAAGGACTTCAATACACTCCTAGTTCTTTAACTGTTAATTCTGTTGCTTATAATGGTAATATTAGTCAAGGAATTAAGCTTAATACTATTAATCCTAGTGCTTCATCTGTAGTTACATTTGCTGCAGATGTTGTAAAGTATCCGTATGATACTGCACAGTATTCAAATTTAGTTACTTTAAACTATAATTTTGTAACAGCTAATGGAACTTTACAGGGAATTACTGAAAGTAATATAAATAATTTAAAAACTTCTTCTTTCCTTTTCCCACCTCTAGTACCTAATTATCAACAAATTGCTTATAAAAATACCCCTGTTGATGGAAAAATACTTGGAGTAAGTTCTACATCTACCATAACAAGTTATACTTTAGACACACCTCCTAAAAATGGATTTGCTAAGGTAAATACTGATGGAACATGGGAATATACTCCTATGGTTAATTTTGTAGGAACAGATAGTTTTTCTATACTTGTAACAGATGCTAATGGTGATTCATCTATATCAACCGTAAGCATATCAGTTAAATCTATATTTGAAAATCAAGAACCTATAAACTGTTGTCCATGTAATATAATTTTTCCTCAAGAATTATGTAAGTATAAAATTAATGAAAATCCTTATTATTGTTACTAA